The Streptomyces sp. NBC_00162 genome includes the window CTCGGCCTTCTGCGGACTGGACACCACGCACACGGGGTTGGCGCCGCCCGCCAGGGCCAGCTGGGTGGCGTAGGAGCCGAGTCCGCCGCTGGCGCCCCAGATCAGGACGTTGTCGCCCTGCTTCATGCCGGCGCCGTTGCGGGAGACCAGCTGGCGGTAAGCCGTGGAGTTGACCAGACCGGGGGAGGCGGCTTCCTCCCACGTCAGGTGCTCGGGCTTGGGCATCAGCTGGTTCGACTTCACCAGCGCGAGCTCCGCCAGGCCGCCGAAGTTGGTCTCGAAGCCCCAGATGCGCTGCTCGGGGTCGAGCATCGTGTCGTTGTGCCCCTCGGCGGACTCCAGCTCCACGGACAGGCAGTGGGCCACCACCCGGTCGCCGGGCTGCCAGCGGTTCACGCCGGGGCCGGTGCGCAGCACCACGCCGCACAGGTCGGAGCCCAGCACGTGGTACGGGAGGTCGTGACGCCTGGTCAGTTCGCTGAGCCGGCCGTAGCGCTCCAGGAACCCGAAGGTCGGCAGCGGCTCGAAGATCGACGACCACACGGTGTTGTAGTTGACGGCGCTCGCCATGACCGCGACCAGCGCCTCGCCCGGCCCCGGTTCGGGGGTCGGCACGTCCTGGAGGTGCAGGGACTTGCGGGGGTCCTTGTCCGCCGTCGCCATGCCTTCGAACATGCCGGTGTCTTCCTTGCGGACCACATTGCCGCGGTAGCTCTCCGGCAGCCGGAGGTTCCGGAAGTCACCCGGGGCCGCTTCCTCGGAGAGCAGAGCACTGATGATCTCGTCCACGTGATGTCCCTTGAAGTCGAGGAGCGCCTCAGCCAAACGTAGGAA containing:
- the ccrA gene encoding crotonyl-CoA carboxylase/reductase; this translates as MDEIISALLSEEAAPGDFRNLRLPESYRGNVVRKEDTGMFEGMATADKDPRKSLHLQDVPTPEPGPGEALVAVMASAVNYNTVWSSIFEPLPTFGFLERYGRLSELTRRHDLPYHVLGSDLCGVVLRTGPGVNRWQPGDRVVAHCLSVELESAEGHNDTMLDPEQRIWGFETNFGGLAELALVKSNQLMPKPEHLTWEEAASPGLVNSTAYRQLVSRNGAGMKQGDNVLIWGASGGLGSYATQLALAGGANPVCVVSSPQKAEICRRMGATAIIDRSAEGYRFWKDEDTQDPREWKRFGKRIRELTGGEDVDIVFEHPGRETFGASVYVARKGGTIVTCASTSGYRHEFDNRYLWMSLKKIVGSHFANYREAWEANRLVAKGKIHPTLSKVHSLEETGQAAYEVHQNLHHGKVGVLALAPGEGLGVRNHELRATHLDAINRFRDAPAERTNPASRTDADADAGTEEAGQ